A genomic window from Yarrowia lipolytica chromosome 1D, complete sequence includes:
- a CDS encoding uncharacterized protein (Compare to YALI0D26433g:2, Full length Line element, uniprot|Q8NIP4 Yarrowia lipolytica gag-like protein), with translation METAQAQASAGNSLGAPNPPPPDLSRGDGATSTETPNQTDIEKIQKNDKNDENNKKNDKNDKNDKKNDNNITLNAWKSKAEVKALLTSNPSTLKFNLNKERISEPLAAPNGRHTSGRFNVSYVASKENFFRRALDRSATPDWNLPISMFLEHLDNAAEVDEKDTISVLEGVIEKFDEIKGQVGLAEFDLSRHNLDIVPHLIDQINLEQDPEDCYQVGNGWHYLTSDALTDPHEQRMAVILETVSLIVEANTQDYRIMRKGSANPAGRRVLYYFNLPSYMKMERQTEDAFKIHLNAILNQFDVDIDQAIPGSSLLSGTLLMTSANHQNISGPVIAVRALLGSTLPQTIPDFFVNLDPTKARLTGSKLIKMHFANGDNICVKCKSTKHIREACPEKDMVTPKIFRTRAHQGTLPQRGKALASIHAPSTVEPPVQTRKFHHTPATHQWETVGTKSPRHRRTRDTSPQPTGQKPLRSYYNFEVLSDKTGEDTPEETEQTNQLPSTNQQHGTQNLPINIPASEEDTVPDDQETEQADVSMNGFDTQPDALAHPEVAPDVTQFLPPATPLNTEATNNGLPHDHTSPNTTNQTQPPPGSIHEGRPRGGHTTSSFSGEPSHTTLGKKHIAVFQTASSEVPVQILNPDRSENRLCWLPSQEVAKFIDGRCPTFLSTCHFKVFHDGATLSSVDEIVEPPNSPPNPPRVTTLHEVDTMLRPGQNQ, from the coding sequence ATGGAAACAGCGCAAGCCCAAGCTTCGGCGGGTAACTCCTTGGGCGCTCCGAACCCCCCACCTCCTGATTTATCgcgaggtgatggagccaCCTCAACCGAAACCCCCAACCAAaccgacattgaaaaaatccaaaaaaacgacaaaaacgatgaaaacaacaaaaaaaacgacaaaaacgacaaaaacgacaaaaaaaacgacaacaatATCACCCTCAACGCCTGGAAGAGCAAGGCCGAAGTCAAGGCTCTCCTGACATCGAACCCCTCCACACTCAaattcaacctcaacaaggagcgaatTTCGGAGCCCCTTGCGGCGCCGAATGGTAGGCATACCTCCGGCCGTTTCAACGTGTCCTATGTAGCCAGCAAGGAAAACTTCTTCCGAAGAGCTCTTGACCGCTCCGCCACCCCTGATTGGAATCTTCCTATCTCCATGTTCCTCGAGCACCTCGATAACGCCGCTGaagtcgacgagaaggacaccATCAGTGTCCTCGAGGGCGTCATCGAAAAgttcgacgagatcaagggtCAGGTTGGTCTGGCGGAGTTTGACCTGTCCAGGCACAACCTAGACATCGTCCCCCACCTGATCGACCAGATTAACTTAGAACAGGACCCTGAAGACTGCTACCAAGTGGGAAATGGTTGGCACTACCTGACGTCGGACGCCCTCACTGACCCCCACGAACAACGAATGgctgtcattctggagacagttagtctcattgttgaggCCAATACTCAAGATTATCGCATCATGAGGAAGGGCTCGGCTAaccctgctggacgaagaGTACTTTACTACTTCAACCTACCCTCgtacatgaagatggagcgtCAGACGGAGGATGCTTTCAAGATCCACCTCAACGCTattctcaaccagttcGACGTAGACATTGATCAGGCCATTCCAGGTTCCTCCCTCTTGAGTGGCACCCTTCTGATGACCTCTGCCAACCATCAGAACATCTCGGGTCCTGTGATCGCAGTTCGTGCTCTCCTAGGCTCCACCCTGCCCCAGACCATCCCCGACTTCTTCGTCAACCTGGATCCCACCAAGGCTAGGCTTACCggctcaaagttgatcaAGATGCACTTCGCCAACGGCGATAACATCTGTGTTAAGTGCAAGAGCACTAAGCACATCCGGGAGGCCTGCCCCGAGAAAGACATGGTCACTCCCAAGATCTTCCGCACCCGCGCTCACCAGGGTACCCTCCCACAGAGAGGTAAAGCCCTTGCTTCCATCCATGCCCCATCCACCGTGGAGCCCCCGGTCCAAACTCGCAAGTTCCACCACACGCCTGCTACTCACCAGTGGGAGACCGTCGGCACTAAGTCCCCTAGACATAGACGGACTCGAGACACGTCCCCCCAACCCACCGGTCAGAAGCCCCTCCGATCTTACTACAACTTTGAAGTCTTGAGCGACAAAACCGGAGAGGACACAcccgaagagaccgagcAAACTAACCAGCTGCCCTCTAcgaaccagcagcatggaacTCAGAATCTAcccatcaacatccccgCCTCCGAGGAAGACACAGTTCCCGACGACCAGGAAACGGAACAGGCTGACGTATCCATGAACGGCTTTGACACCCAGCCTGACGCACTTGCTCACCCTGAAGTAGCCCCTGATGTCACCCAGTTTCTTCCCCCCGCTACCCCGCTTAacaccgaggccaccaacaacggcctTCCCCACGACCACACCAGTCCCAACACGaccaaccaaacacaaccccccCCCGGAAGTATCCACGAGGGccgaccccgaggagggcacaccacctccagttTCTCTGGCGAGCCCTCTCACACCACGCTCGGCAAGAAGCACATTGCGGTCTTCCAGACCGCCTCGAGCGAGGTTCCGGTGCAAATCCTGAACCCGGACAGGTCGGAGAACagactctgctggctgcCTTCTCAGGAGGTAGCAAAGTTCATTGACGGGAGGTGCCCGACATTCCTGTCTACATGCCACTTCAAAGTTTTCCACGACGGTGCGACACTCAGCTCggtagacgagattgtAGAACCCCCGAACAGTCCCCCGAACCCCCCTAGGGTGACCACTCTCCATGAGGTGGACACAATGCTCCGACCGGGGCAGAACCAGTAA
- a CDS encoding uncharacterized protein (Compare to YALI0D26444g, Full length Line element,uniprot|Q8NIP3 Yarrowia lipolytica Reverse transcriptase), translating to MSFTSTTTPSKAPCKSTQAKMKSPNVKVITANIGGFKMAEALNRLPDTIVNIIRTTHYPDLVLLQETNWVDSSLQTAQQIISNSPYPGGRHYTLLGSTAGVSNRSVGVGLVYSDNVTITNFTTVFEYFPALDNRLCLADVHIKGTDRHLSLINVYAPNEQGASPFTNRQFYQSLDDYLRLHPCQYPLIAAGDWNAVASNDGRIGEKVTTHLKDFLANWDLLDTYTLISKHRKGLYTHTNNSRGAGRRLDQLHISSTLSQWIKSTQLVTNKQGHNITKSSHHAVQFVFNFGNLTQRQDRGPGTWRMPWWVFDTEYIAWLKFHVKSILKRYGPLKPSLKLQCLKENIKVTIQQEAKNRALRDSNHPDNRRREALMATASDWQAYPANEPYPMLHARVEQSKQQMEIHSLRNHQGRVKTDTSSLCDISARYFDNIFDRAADINDTDDSAFLDLFPEETRRVNTANPSLDSSFTKEEIFDTIKASTHNSAPGPDGIPYRFYRDCWDELGDLMTDVYNEAGADSPISTERNTAIIKLLYKSGDQADISNYRPISLINTEVKIYTQLINKAIQNILPDSIHGAQNGFVPGRHITNNLDTMDHFCNAYSQLNMGWVVGSLDFRKAYDTISQSWVIKTLRNVGVSELMINRILAVQQNAVTRINIRGVLSRPVRIKIGVRQGCPLSPTLFIIAVDALVRRLDREMFGLAPGLPLSHHHTTGHRPPQPPTHPEAVAAGHMKVSAFADDIAVFLNNIQDVATVGRVLCLFQRVSGLTLNPSKTVLQKIGPPDCFVPLTFIDAEWQRTIDATWPTDNNTRQAPTLRTSDNIFRYLGVHFGNRERLDTHYAQIKEDLKESLRRLSLWGLPYYSKAWMINIYFFSKLNFLGPYVSQIDNTFIRELNELACDKINKLSPDKTRKTFSNGFIQTPVGRGGLNLRDMGRFMVCLKAARAYRFFHGSSPALWDCTFQFYSRTHSLTQEKPHQRVDCRFPTGQAWGYAASPTMRDAIRASFELNKPLTAEHANPREDHEPSTTDTVNHRIWERNQVNVRAAESFREAHVDIAAARRYHPVRMVSTAEIDHLRWSMGPLTLENFMFHKTSSPDLPNFPHTLARPKKWTQRSDYGGISDDMVWQEVMHDLRKHYIADANKAQVLHLMRISRLPLVKWRYPDDHVFTKKNPGCGLCDKAIIQDLHEHIFCKCEVLLSMLTRMKIPSVDSLKDWIFTESKCGVLPSFPGHVNSDAPRKHQQVKTRKYLRELAYGIWKMERSLRYSGDDATLGHVQQGLLQFLKEAQMCFYDGQPPALHDERE from the coding sequence ATGTCTTTCACCTCTACTACCACCCCTTCTAAAGCCCCATGTAAGAGCACCCAGGCCAAAATGAAATCTCCGAATGTTAAAGTCATCACGGCTAACATCGGCGGTTTTAAGATGGCGGAAGCGCTTAACCGATTACCCGACACCATTGTAAACATTATTCGAACTACTCACTACCCcgatctcgtccttcttcaagagaCGAACTGGGTGGACTCCTCCCTACAAACCGCTCAACAAATCATTTCAAACTCGCCCTACCCGGGGGGCAGACACTACACCCTCCTCGGCTCCACAGCTGGTGTTTCTAATAGAAGCGTCGGCGTGGGGCTAGTCTATTCCGAcaacgtcaccatcacaaacTTTACAACAGTTTTTGAATACTTCCCAGCCCTAGACAACAGACTGTGTTTGGCCGACGTGCACATCAAAGGCACCGACAGACACCTATCGCTGATCAACGTATACGCACCAAACGAGCAGGGAGCCTCCCCCTTCACTAACCGGCAGTTCTACCAGTCACTAGACGACTATCTACGCCTCCATCCCTGCCAATACCCCCTGATAGCGGCAGGCGATTGGAACGCGgtcgcctccaacgacggcaGGATTGGCGAAAAAGTGACGACTCACCTTAAGGACTTCTTAGCTAACTGGGACTTACTAGACACCTACACTCTAAtcagcaaacacagaaaaggcctctacactcacaccaacaacagccgcgGAGCTGGCAGGCGCCTGGATCAGCTGCACATCTCTTCGACACTCTCACAGTGGATCAAATCCACACAACTGGtaaccaacaagcagggtcACAACATCACGAAGTCCTCTCACCACGCGGTCCAATTCGTCTTTAACTTTGGCAACCTCACCCAGCGACAAGACAGAGGCCCAGGCACCTGGAGGATGCCCTGGTGGGTTTTTGATACAGAGTACATTGCTTGGCTCAAGTTCCACGTCAAATCCATTCTGAAGCGATATGGTCCTTTGAAGCCCAGCCTGAAGCTGCAATGCCTGAAAGAAAACATTAAGGTCACCATCCAACAGGAAGCCAAAAACCGCGCACTTCGAGATTCCAACCACCCAGACAACAGACGCCGCGAGGCCCTcatggcaacagcctcaGACTGGCAAGCCTACCCAGCTAACGAGCCATACCCGATGCTCCATGCTCGGGTCGAACAATCCAAGcaacagatggagatccacTCCCTACggaaccaccaaggccgagtgaagaccgacacctcctctctctgcgACATCTCAGCTCGATACTTTGACAACATCTTCGACAGAGCTGCCGATATCAacgacaccgacgacagcgcCTTTTTAGACCTCTTCCCCGAAGAAACCCGGAGGGTGAATACAGCTAACCCAAGCCTGGACTCGTCTtttaccaaggaggagatcttcgATACCATCAAGGCGTCTACGCACAACAGCGCGCCAGGGCCAGACGGCATCCCGTACAGGTTCTACCGCGACTGCTGGGATGAGCTGGGGGACTTGATGACGGACGTCTACAACGAAGCTGGAGCCGACTCGCCCATCAGCACCGAACGCAACACCGCTATCatcaaactactgtacaagtcggGAGATCAGgccgacatctccaactacaggcCTATTTCTTTGATCAACACAGAGGTGAAGATCTACACACAGCTCATTAACAAAgccatccagaacattCTTCCGGACAGCATTCACGGCGCCCAAAACGGTTTCGTACCGGGTCGACACATCACTAACAAtctcgacaccatggaTCATTTTTGCAACGCCTACTCCCAGCTGAACATGGGTTGGGTCGTAGGATCACTGGACTTCCGGAAAGCCTACGACACTATCAGCCAGAGTTGGGTGATAAAGACGCTTCGAAATGTGGGTGTCTCGGAACTGATGATCAACCGTATCCTAGCTGTACAACAGAACGCAGTAACGAGAATCAACATCAGAGGTGTCCTATCTCGCCCAGTCCGCATCAAGATCGGAGTGAGACAAGGAtgccctctctctccaaccctcttcatcatcgcAGTAGACGCACTTGTGCGTCGTCTGGACCGAGAGATGTTTGGACTGGCCCCAGGCCTGCCACtatcccaccaccacaccactgGGCACAGGCCGCCACAACCCCCTACTCACCCggaggcagtggcagctggACACATGAAGGTGTCGGCTTTCGCGGACGACATAGCGgtgttcctcaacaacatccaggacgTGGCCACGGTTGGTAGAGtgctctgcctcttccaacggGTCTCAGGCCTCACACTAAACCCGTCAAAGACGGTGCTTCAGAAGATCGGCCCCCCCGATTGTTTTGTTCCACTAACCTTTATTGACGCAGAATGGCAGCGAACAATTGACGCCACCTGGCcaaccgacaacaacacacgacAGGCCCCGACGCTCCGGACATCTGACAACATTTTCCGGTACCTCGGAGTACACTTCGGAAATCGCGAAAGGTTGGACACGCACTAcgctcagatcaaggaggacctcaaggagtcgcTGCGACGCCTTTCACTATGGGGTCTCCCCTATTACAGCAAGGCGTGGATGATCAacatctacttcttctcgaaactGAATTTCCTTGGACCCTACGTCAGCCAGATCGACAACACCTTCATCCGAGAGCTGAACGAACTAGCGtgcgacaagatcaacaaatTATCACCCGACAAAACACGCAAAACCTTCAGCAATGGTTTCATCCAAACTCCGgtaggcagaggaggactgAACCTGCGGGACATGGGACGTTTCATGGTGTGCCTGAAGGCCGCTCGGGCTTACAGGTTCTTCCATGGCTCATCGCCGGCCCTTTGGGACTGCACCTTCCAGTTCTACAGCAGAACTCACAGTCTCACACAGGAAAAGCCACACCAGCGCGTCGACTGCCGCTTTCCGACAGGCCAAGCTTGGGGCTACGCAgcctcccccaccatgcGAGACGCAATCagagcttctttcgagctcaacaagccccTCACCGCGGAACATGCCaaccctcgagaagatcacgAGCCCTctacaacagacacagttaATCACAGAATCTGGGAACGAAACCAGGTGAAcgtgagagcagcagaatctttCCGGGAAGCACACGTCGACATCGCAGCCGCGAGACGATACCATCCGGTCAGAATGGTGTCCACAGCGGAAATCGACCACCTCCGGTGGAGCATGGGACCACTTACTCtagagaacttcatgtttcacaagacctcgtctcccgacttgccaaacttcccacacacacttgcACGACCGAAGAAGTGGACTCAACGAAGCGACTACGGGGGCATCTCtgacgacatggtctgGCAGGAGGTAATGCATGACCTTCGAAAACACTACATcgccgacgccaacaaagcacaagttcttcacctcatGCGGATATCTCGACTTCCGCTCGtgaaatggagataccctgacgaccacgttttcaccaagaagaatccAGGATGCGGGCTCTGTGATAAGGCCATCATTCAGGATCTGCACGAGCATATCTTCTGCAAGTgcgaagttcttctttccatgttgaccaggatgaagattccgtcagtggactctctaaaggactggatctttaccgagtcgaaatgtggagtactcccctctttcccagggcatgtgaacagtgacgccccccggaaacatcaacaagtcaagacACGCAAATATCTGCGGGAATTGGCTtatgggatctggaagatggagagatcccTCCGGTACTCAGGGGACGACGCCACcctgggacatgtccaacagggtttgcttcaattcctgaaggaagcccagatgtgtttctacgatggacaaccgccagcacttcacgatgagcgagagtag